In the genome of Streptomyces sp. Tu 3180, the window GGCCCGGGCCAGCCGGTCGGAGTCGCCGGAGAAACCGAAGTCCCCGTCGTCCGGCAGCGCCGCGGGCACCTCCCCCCGGCCCACCGCGCGGGCGAGTTCGGGCGCGGTCTCGGTCGGGCCGCGCCCGCCGCCGCGGTAGCCGACCCAGTCGGCGAAGCCCTCGGACAGCCACAGCGGGGTCGCGGCGGAGGTGTGGGCGCGGGTGGCGACATGGGTGGCCTCGTGGGTGAGCACGACCTGCCGGCCCCAGTCGCCGAGCAGCCCGAAGGCGTCCGGGTTGACGATGATCCGGTCCGCGGGCGCCCGCGCCCCGGTACCGGTCTCGCCGGTGGTGACCGCCGCGATCCCCCGGTAGGAGGAGGCGGGCGAGCCCAGCAGGCCCGCCATGTCCTCCAGGGACTCCGGCACCAGGACGACGACGCGCCGGGCCCAGTCCCGGCCCCACGCGTCCGACACCGCGGGCACCGCGCGGTCGGCCAGCCCGGCGTAGTCGCGCAGTCTCGCGGCGGACTGCCCGACGCCGAGCACCAGGCTCCGTTCGCCCCGGACCGCCCGGACCGGGCCCTGGTCCCACAGCTGCCGGCCCGACCTGCTCGCGGGCCGGTCGGAGTCGACGGACCACCGGCCGTCCGCGCCGCGGCTCAGGCGCAGGGTGCGGGCGGTGGTGACCGGGGACCGGTCGTGGCCCTCGACGCGGTAGCTCAGGTCGGCCAGGACGGTGGCGGTGTCACCGGTGCGGTCGAGGGCGGTCACGCGGTAGGACCAGTCCGCCAGCGGTACGGCGCGCAGGTTGTCGAACCCGCCCCGGGTCCCGGTGCGGGCGTGGGCGGCGGCGTCGTGGTCGAGGACCGCCGCCGCCCGCCGGTCGAGGAGCGACTGCACCTCGGCGCGGACGCCGTCGGCGGCCGGCCTCCCGCCGCACGCCACCAGGGAGACGAGCAGCAGACACAGCGCCGCCACCGGCGCTCCCCGGACCCGCCCTCGACCAGCCATCTCCCCGAGGGTACGAGCACCGGACGGCTTCGGTCAGACCCTGGTGACCGAAGAGACCGGCATCATCCCGACCGGGTCGTGGCGCACGGGGGCGCCGGGGTAGGGCGCGTGGATCACCTGGCCGTTGCCCACGTACATCCCGACGTGGCTGGCGTCGGACCGGTAGAGCACCAGGTCGCCGGGGCGCGCCTCGGAGAGCGGGACCTGCCGGCCGGCGTACCGCTGGGCCTGCGAGGTGCGCGGCAGGGACACCCCGGCCTGCGCGTACGCCCACTGCGTCAGTCCCGAACAGTCGAAGGCGCCGGGCCCGCTGGCGCCCCACACGTAGGGCCTGCCGAGGGCGGAGCGGACGGCGGCCACGGCGGCGGCCGCGCGTGCCGAGGCCGGTGCGGCCGCACCCGGGCCGTACAGGTGCGCACGGCCGGAGCGGGTGGCGCGGTCGTAGGCGGCGCGTTCACCGGGCGGGAGGGAGTTGAGCAGCCGGCGGGCCTCGGCGAGTTTGCCCTCGACGGTCCTCTTGTGGGCGGCGACCGCCTCACGGCTCCTGTCCAGCGCGCGCAGCGTGCGGGCCGCCTCCGCGCGGTCCTGGGCGAGGGAGCGCAGGGCGCCCCGCAGTTTCCTGAGCTCACCGGCCTGGTGGGCGGTGATCCGGTCGAGGACGGAGGCCCTCTCCAGATAGTCCTCCGGGTCGTCGGAGAGCAGCAGCGCGAGGGAGGGGTCGAGACCGCCGGAGCGGTACTGGGCGCCGGCGAGCGGACCGAGCGACTCCCGCATGGTGTTGATCCGCTCCTGCTGCCGGGCGATCCCGTCCTGTGCGGTGCGGACCCGCCGGCGCAGGTCGTCGGCGCGCTCGTCGGCCGCGTTGTAGGCCTCGGTGGCCTTCTCGGCCTCCTCGTAGAGGCGGTCCACCTCGGCCCGGGTGTCGTCGTGCGGCGTGGCCGCGGCCGGTACCGCGCCCAGGGCGGCGGCCGTGACGGACAGCAGACCGACGGCGGCGACGGCGCCCCGGTCGGATCCGAAGGACGGTGCAGGACGGCGATGGGACCCCACGGGAAGCCGCGCTCCTTCCGCTGGCGGACGGGAAACGCGGCAGACAGTAGCGCCGGCGACGGCGGGCGGACCAACGCCCGCGGCGGCCTCCTACGGCGGCGCCCCGCCTGCGACGCAGGTCACGGGCGGGGCGGGGGCCGGTCGGCGCCGGTGCGATTCCCCCGTTCGGAG includes:
- a CDS encoding C40 family peptidase, which translates into the protein MGSHRRPAPSFGSDRGAVAAVGLLSVTAAALGAVPAAATPHDDTRAEVDRLYEEAEKATEAYNAADERADDLRRRVRTAQDGIARQQERINTMRESLGPLAGAQYRSGGLDPSLALLLSDDPEDYLERASVLDRITAHQAGELRKLRGALRSLAQDRAEAARTLRALDRSREAVAAHKRTVEGKLAEARRLLNSLPPGERAAYDRATRSGRAHLYGPGAAAPASARAAAAVAAVRSALGRPYVWGASGPGAFDCSGLTQWAYAQAGVSLPRTSQAQRYAGRQVPLSEARPGDLVLYRSDASHVGMYVGNGQVIHAPYPGAPVRHDPVGMMPVSSVTRV